A stretch of DNA from Echeneis naucrates chromosome 3, fEcheNa1.1, whole genome shotgun sequence:
GGCACTGGTGGCAAGATTTTCCTTTGCAAGATCCTTTGTCAACCAGTCTTTAACATGACGTGCTCAGTTCAGCTCATTTAGAAATTGTATCCTCTTTCCCTTTAAATGATTTGTTGCATCTGTTTCAGTAAGTGCTTGCTCAACAGTCTTAACAGGGTAATcggcacagttttttttttttttctgataataAAATGTTTACGTATTCTTGTAGGATCTAAATTCACATGACAGAGATCTATGCACATTGTGGAGATCTGAAGTGTCCTTAGTCCTTAACACGAGGTATATTGTATGAATAGTGTACAAGAGGAAGGCCTCTGGTCTGACAAAAGCAGGCTCTGCCACAGGCTTGAACCTGGTCTGAGCTGTCCGACACAAATGAGTCCCCCTCATCAGCATACTCAGATTGGGCAGAGGTGGTGCTGCcatctgtccaaaagccctcagcACGCTGGCAAACTGCAGCTCCTGCCAGGAGGGTGGGACAGCTGTGAGATTTCACTAAGTGTCTACAGACTGTGGAGGACAAGGGGGAAGAGCAGGTCCTGGCATGCAGCGTTGACTCGCACTGCTCACATAAAACTGTCTTTCCACAAAGCTGTGAGTAAACCCCACAGTCAAAGCCCAAGTGGGTGGAGGAGCCTGCGTCAGTAAGCTCTGATCCCCCACCACCATCGTCTCTGTGACAGTCAGCACCTGCCTTCGCCTCCCTGGTCAAACCTGTGCGGCCACGTAGCCTCAGCCAGTCCTCCCTGAAGGCTGGGCTGAAGAACACATACAGCACTGGGTTCAGGCACGCAGGGAGCGGGAAAAAAATTAGAATCACAGACTTGGCTATTTCGGGACCACCGGCTGTAGAGCCAGTCAAAAGAGGTGCAAAGGAGAAAGCTGCTACAGGGCAGAAGAAGATGCAGTTGGTGAAGATGAGCCAGGCTACGTGACGCAGGGCACCCGTCTGCTCCGGATCGGCCAGCTCCACTCTGCCCAAGTGGCAGTACAGCTGAGTGTacacagctgctgtgaacagGCAGACCAGTGCATTTAGCAGCACAAGAACTACTGTGACACTCAGAGCTGGACTCTCACCACCAGCAAAGGGCAGGCAGAGAGGAGATGTCGACTGGTCACTGGAGGTcagggcaggcaggcaggctccagcagcagccagcagcccCAGTAGTCCTGCAGACACGCTGAAGCGCTGATCCCCTCTCCAGCATCCACgttggctgctgctgttcctcCTCGGTGACATCACTTTCCCCAGTATCATCCGCACGGCCATGCTACGCTCCACAGCTGCCAGTGACAGTAATAAGACCGCCCACTCTGACGAGAAGACTGCCAAAGCTCCTGTGATTTGACAGCCAGGCCCCATCTCCCACCATACACCGTACTCCGCAAAGGAGCCCCAGGTGGCAACATCCAGTATGGTTAGCACCCCAACATATATGCCTGTAACAAGATTAGCCACAGCCAGCAGACCCATTAGCAGCCTGgctggagagagaggcagcttCAGGGAGTGGGAATGGCCTGATGTTGGGTGCGTCGGGGCAAAAGTGGCCACCAGCACCAAGCTGTTAAAGACCAGTGTTACCAGGCAGATGAACCAAACTGTCAGCCGAATCATCCAGTTACCCAAGAGGTGCTCACAAGGCTTGAAGGCTCCTAAAGACAGATGAAAAGCAGTTGTATGCATTAAAAATTGGCACTTCATTCagcaatttatttcaaattaacaAAAGCAACTACATGGATCCatactgaaatgatgaaaaagctGTGTAATACTTACCAGGAGAAGGAGAGCAGTGCATAATCATTGAGATTCTTTCCACATCCTCCCCTGCTgatataataatgaaaaaaagagatggatCTTTATTTGGACTTTCATTGCATATCTGTTCCAGAAAATTTGTAAAACAGCTTGAAAAGTGACTTTatgacaaatatttgttttatataaagTATACTAAATAAATACTGGGTGACTGATTactcaaatgaaaatgatcaatACAGTCTCATATTCTTGGGAATAACAGCATCCACATGACCCCCACCCCACGAAAAAACAAGAATTAATTCAGTGGGGGTGAAACTAGCGAACAATACATAACCCTTCACAGGATTGGATGCCAAAGTcataacaaacataaaacaactaAGGTCATCAAATTTGAaaacctcaaacaaaaaaaagctaaagctgaagaaaaaccaaCTATGCAATGAAGAATGAATACCTTCAATGTAGCTTCTAAGATCTTAGAAAGATGAAAGAACCTACATTCAATTCTTCACCTTCACCTTTTTAATCAAGCAATTAACAGGGACAATAtgccaaaaacaacagtatCAGGAATCTGCCTTCCTAGATTggttaaaatcataaataaaattatatgtaGATGATGTACTTCTACTGATGTACATCAAACTCAAACTTCTCATATGACACAACTGACTGCGATAAATCTACCATCCGACCAATAACAACAAATCAGCCACTTACCACCCATGACTGGTaacatcaaatataaaatacaggTATAAAAATCTCTGGACTCCACTCCTTTACAACAAACTTTCAACTGAAAGACTACAGGTCGCATAAATGAGACCATGTGAACAGTCACGCACACAAAGTGCACATGCTTTTTTATAATGTTTCCAACAATTGTACATTTTTCATGACATGTATAGTTGGAAATGCAACTATCGTacaataaaacacattgaaattatttGATTCAATGATATTGAAATTTtgagattaaaataaaagaaaaaaagcatgcATACATGCAGGATATGTGAgacgggggggaaaaaaaaaaataaaaaaaaataaataaaatttaaaaaaaaatcaaacagcatTCCCACCTGTAGATTTCTTAACATCGTTGTCTTCAGAGGAACTTGTTGAGTCGCATGCAACAAATGCACAGCACTGGTAGGCGTAAGGAACAGAGATGGAcctacaaaaaaagaaaatcatttcagaGGGTTGATAACATCCAGCCAAGGTTCAGTGTTGACAATACACATGGTCCAGAATTGTAAAACCATAATggaacaaatataaataatgtgttcaataatgtctgttttcaagtatctgtacttttggatttttttcccaataaTATTTGGATGTTTCCATAGTGCATCCACAGatgtggagaaaacaaaattCAGCTGTCTTTCTCATTAAACTGAAGGAAAGAGGTGGAGTTTATTTCAGAGGTCTTGTCATTTGGTCAAATAACTAATAATCAgtaatgaaaagaagcagccaaagagaagaaaagagttACATGTATAGTTTGACCATTTTTGTTCACTACAGAATTTTTGTCCAGTTATCTGCTGTGCTGATTAACGCCAAGTCAACTGCTTGGTAGTATTATTTATGtagtatttgtgtttatttcaacaattttagacatatttttttacttactgcAGACTCAAAACAATCGTgaataggaaaaaaaactaaacaaaataaagaaaactattATGCACATCTTTGGTAACCTAGGAATGACTGATAATATCCTAATCACTAACTTTTTCAGAAGTCAatggagggggggaaaaaaaaaaaaaaaaagttgagctGAATCAACAAATTGGTTGAGCAGATAGTCGACTGGTTACTgataagaatttattttaaaagttcattataaaaaaaataagaataatagCTCGAActtgatatttattttaattctgtgGCCAACTAGTGCATTTTCTACAATTTACAACTTTACAAATTTTGTGACTCAACTTTATATACCTTTGTGATCTCAAGTGGGCAGGATCAGTAAAGTCATGGCATGACAACAACAACTCCAGATTTACATATTCTGCCTTAGTGCAAAGATGTAAAAGTACATTCTGataatattcacatttaattaaCGTTCTTTTCACAAAACATTACGAACCTGAAATTTTGTAAGAAAAATTATGCAATTTTAACAATAACTTGCCTTCATTTATTATTGACACGTGGATTATAATTTACAAATCACTGTCCATCTACAAAGGCTCAAGGATCAATGGatcaaaataacatcaaaatctaaaaattattatcaaaaattatcaaaaattattttaaattcacatcCATGTGTTAATCCTGACCACCTGAACTGACACACTGCACAATATAAACTTAAGTTGGAACTATTAAAGAAGAAGGTTAAGGTACCACCTTgacttagggttagggttaatgtGCAAAATGTAGTCATAAAAATTCCATAAAAGCCAGGGGCTGCTGACTGACATTATATTGCacaattttcattgttttaaaatatttccacaAGTATTAATTTTCACAGAACTATATTCTTCAGGGTGCCAAAGAGTCTGAAGCTGTATTTTTCATGAACTAAGCTTACTCactgtttaattttcttctGAAACTTGGTATCTTTTAGTCTTCACAAGTGCATCAAATCCTGAGTAGCAGCCAATTTCAGGATGTCATTGCCTTGAGTGCAGCGTTGGTTTATTAATCcccattaaaacaaaacttttgtaGCAAGGGCTATCTGGCAAGAGCTCCTGATAAAATGTGTCCAAGCCAGCCAAGGTAAATTTGTCCATCAAATTTGAATCATGCGGCAAGTCAATTATTTCAAGTTGGTTGTCGATGGGCTGTGTCTCACACAATGTCAGCTTCAACTGGAACGTGTATGCATAACATAATGTCGTTATGACTGGGTCTTATCAACACCACGAATGAATATGACCAGTTGTGAAACATCCATAATGTaagtggttgtctctgtgtgttggccctgtgatggactgatgaattgtccaggctgtaccccaccctcacccatgtgtgagctgggattggctccagcaccccgtgacccagaaaaatctaagcggttgaagatgaatgaatgaatttatgttAATGAGGGTACCACATAGTTTCATGCTGACAGGAACCTTTCTTATGAAAATGTATGCGAATGTCTTCCTTGTAATTTTTACACTTTGCAAAGTCATCCCACGGACTGAATTGGACACTCTAGTGGAACAGTTTTGGCCCACAGGCCTTATGTTTGATATCCCTGAGTTAGGGCCTGTGAATGCAGAGAGCTCACATAAAAagagagctctctctctcctaaaCTCTTCAGATAATAGCACTTGGGGCCACAGAATTTCTTCCTCACCTGAGTTTAGGTAGATTTTTTGCTGTCAGCACATTTTTCATCTGTGGATTTCCTGAGAGTTTTAGCTGACTGAGGGAACTCAGTCCAATTGTTGGAATCACAGTCAGAGAGTTCATACTCAGATCACTGAAAATTTAGAAAGACACTATTACACACAGGTAATACAATGCAtagaatcaaaacaaacaatgataCGCAACTGGAACTTTTAATCCTGAATAGTGGTGAAATAATGCAAAGGTCCTACTCACAGGTTGGTGAGTGCAGTAAGGGTGAGAAAAGCATCTCTGTGGATAACTTGGATTTCATTTCTACTCAGGTCTCTGTAAAATCACAATGATATGAGCTCACAAACCAGCTGTGAAGCCTTTATTATTTACTGCAAGTGCAGGTATTACAGACTGTTTATGACTGAGCAAACTTACAGTAAACGTAAAGTAGAGAGACCTTGGAAAGTGTCCCTTTTAATTTGTTGAATATGGTTGTGCTGAAAGcttctgtaaaataaaaaaaaaggaattcaagtttataaacaagaaaataattcCAATTTAACTTTAATCATTCAAATCTACCATTTCCAAGATGTGTTcatctttcactttttctgaaatgatttgTGCACTGATTTACATGTTCTACACTCACATCTCTTGCAGTTGAACGCAACCCTGGAGGGATGGTAACCCTGCAATTTCATTGTAGGACAGGTCtctatggggaaaaaaaaaccaaacagattcAACAATTAGAGAACTGGGACAGTAGGAATTTACAGAATTAAGACATTGGCTTGAATTGGCAATGGATAACACATATTgtttcacatatatatatataatttatattaaaaaattacaaaatttttAGTTTGAATAACAATCCAAATTCTACCAAGCCCATAGCAATTTTAAATCTGCAATAAGTATTACTATTTGGACAATATGTTTAACTGCTACTGCAGGTGACAACTGGAAAAAGGTTCTTACAGTGTCCGAAGCAACTTAAGATCCTCACACAGATCGGCAGGAATGGACGATACCTTGGTTCCTGACAGGGTCCTGGAAATGGAAAGCCGAATAAGTCAGTTATAAGAGACATAATCACAAGCAGAAATGGATTCTGCCTCCATGTGCAAGTTCACTCACAGACTCTCAAGATTATTCGTCCATGTTAGGATGGGAAAGTCCTGCATCATACTGGCCCCACGCAACATCCTGAAACACATGGTCACgaaaatggaaatattgaaGCATGAGCTTATATGGATTAAACAAGACACAAGGACccttgaaaaaaacaaacatttaatgtTTAAGTCACCACTGACTCATGGAGTTTAGACAGAGCTTATAGAAAGTAAATAGAAGTTATGCTTGACAGTGGAACTTACAAGGAGTGAAGGTCGGACAGATTCTGAAAGGCTGAAGCACCCACAAAGGCCAGAGGGTTGTCATAAAGATGTCTGAGGGGCAGCAAGAGCACATGAGACGCGTTAAAACCAAAATCATTTACTATGCGAGAATGGCACCATCTCCTGGACATTCATCTAGTGCCCTCATTTTCTATGTGAGCTGTGATATTAAACATATGATACTGTATGAATGCTCATCAGAAAGCATACTGCATATTATGTTGGGCTGCATTAAACACTTGTAAATTCTTAATGTGCtatgtttgtttcagtgaatcAGAACAGGAGTTTGCCCTTACATGGATCGTAGCAGGGGGTTGTTGTGGAAGGCCCCTTCAGGAATGGAAGCAATATCATTGCTGTGAAATCCACTGCAGAAAGAATGACaaggaaaaagtcagaaaacacTCAGTTTGTACAGGTATGCTCAGTATGAAATGtgacatacaaaacaaaaagattcattctcatttcaaacaaaagttAGATAAATTTGGTTCAACGAAATAGTGTACAAAATAATATTTGGTTGAAAAAACTAGGTCTGTTAACtgatttaaatttagattttcaaTAATGTGCTGAGGAGAGAAACTAGAAAATAATATTCAGTCATCAATATAAAAAGCACAGTGGCCTAGAATTTCAAACAAATGTAAGAGCAGAAACAGGATGAGGCACTCACAGTTCCTTCAGCTTGGGCAGAGTTTCGATTGCTTTGGGAAAAACCATCAGGTTGTTGAAGTTCAGATCTCTatggtgagacagacagacgcaTGGAATCAAAgccatttttatctttttttactATGGCAAAATGTTATAGATCTGAAATCAAGCATTAAATGTAAGAGTTTTAAGAGTTATTCCTGTGGTCAGCTCCAACTCTAACACGATTTGCACCTTACCAAGCTAAACAGGATGAACTAACTCTTTTAGCAGTAGCAATCCCAGTACAATTTgtcaataaaatattcatcattcatctttaCGAATTATAATGTAGGTACAGCAAGTGTGCACTGTGCTCTGTTTTCATGGAGGAAAAAGTAAACAGTGAGTACCACTGCATATCAAACTTCAAACATTTCATACTGAAAATTgtgaataaaaaagtgaaaaagccaGGGCATCCCCAGTCTACTCTAAAGGTCTGTGTGCCTCGAGCAGCTATTTGCCATGAGGTAAGGCTGTGTGGCAGGAGGAAGTGAACAGTGGGAGGGCAGATTTGATAAGTATCATGTACTTTGCTCTATTTATCCTAGAGCAATTAAAGGAGGAAGTGGACACAATGATGTCTGGAGGACTGGGATAGGGATGGGTGGGGGAGCTGttggcacacacaaacacacttaaattGATGCATAATGTACGGCCTTCCACTTACAGTGTCTCCAGGTTCAAGAGTCCAGTGAAGCAGTTGTCTTCTATCACTTTAATTCTGTTGTTGTGAAGATGTCTGGAAAAGCAACAAGCAGTTTTACTCATATCTGTGAGGCGTTTGTGTTGTGACAGATAAAATCTTTTACATTCATCACAGGTTTTAATTTAGTTGAACAATTTGTAAAATCAGGTGTGTGCACTATGTGTATATGCAGAGGGCTTTCCAGTCTTAATAGACTTGgtcttttcttcctgtttatcCTGACATGTTTATACTAACAACTATtcagtgtgtgcctgtgtgcatgcttgtgtgatTCTATAACAGCAGATTTATAATCCACCGCATACAGTGTTTGTACAATCTGGTGGAAGAATGAAGCATTTCCCGCAAtgcataaaacaacaaaataatcttGATTTTACATTTCCGTAACCTTTTCATTAACATTCAATTTCAAATCCCAATGGAATATTTCACTGTAAAAGTTCTTGCATGCAATAACAGCAcagggaaggaggaaaaaacaacaacaacaaaaaaaaccacaacacatTTTGTTGGTTTATTTACTATAATCTGTATAAGTAAATAGTAAAGTTAGTGTTGTGAAGCAGAGTTGCAATTCTTCAGATAATACTttcagagctgaagctgctcaCAAAGGAAAGCACTTTAAAGTGATCTGCATTGACAGAACAATTGGAGTgggaaatatgaaaaactaaGTGTGATTTGAAGCCTCTTTAATTTAGAGGGAGGTTACTAGCATTCACTTTTGCTAACATACATTTAGAGTGAGATAAAATGTCCATCTACTTATTACACCTCATGTTTCAATTACTTAAGAGAATGTAAACTGTTACCGTATAATCTCTCTTCAGATAATTTGCATGTGTTGGTTTTCAACTTGAGAAGCATCTTGATCTACTTAACACCTTATTACTTTCA
This window harbors:
- the lgr4 gene encoding leucine-rich repeat-containing G-protein coupled receptor 4 isoform X2; the protein is MRVDLFWICLWCFLRPGAAGQGQSTAVCSPSCSCDEDGGADCSGKGLTIVPTGLSAFTYYLDLSMNNITELPAYVFKNLPYLEELRLAGNDLSFIHPEALSGLHQLKVLMLQNNQLRTVPSAALKNLHSLQSLRLDANHITTVPDDSFEGLQQLRHLWLDDNNLTVVPISSLRHQANLQALTLALNRISYIPDNAFANLTSLVVLHLHNNRIKVIEDNCFTGLLNLETLDLNFNNLMVFPKAIETLPKLKELGFHSNDIASIPEGAFHNNPLLRSIHLYDNPLAFVGASAFQNLSDLHSLMLRGASMMQDFPILTWTNNLESLTLSGTKVSSIPADLCEDLKLLRTLDLSYNEIAGLPSLQGCVQLQEISFQHNHIQQIKRDTFQGLSTLRLLDLSRNEIQVIHRDAFLTLTALTNLDLSMNSLTVIPTIGLSSLSQLKLSGNPQMKNVLTAKNLPKLRSISVPYAYQCCAFVACDSTSSSEDNDVKKSTGEDVERISMIMHCSPSPGAFKPCEHLLGNWMIRLTVWFICLVTLVFNSLVLVATFAPTHPTSGHSHSLKLPLSPARLLMGLLAVANLVTGIYVGVLTILDVATWGSFAEYGVWWEMGPGCQITGALAVFSSEWAVLLLSLAAVERSMAVRMILGKVMSPRRNSSSQRGCWRGDQRFSVSAGLLGLLAAAGACLPALTSSDQSTSPLCLPFAGGESPALSVTVVLVLLNALVCLFTAAVYTQLYCHLGRVELADPEQTGALRHVAWLIFTNCIFFCPVAAFSFAPLLTGSTAGGPEIAKSVILIFFPLPACLNPVLYVFFSPAFREDWLRLRGRTGLTREAKAGADCHRDDGGGGSELTDAGSSTHLGFDCGVYSQLCGKTVLCEQCESTLHARTCSSPLSSTVCRHLVKSHSCPTLLAGAAVCQRAEGFWTDGSTTSAQSEYADEGDSFVSDSSDQVQACGRACFCQTRGLPLVHYSYNIPRVKD
- the lgr4 gene encoding leucine-rich repeat-containing G-protein coupled receptor 4 isoform X3; amino-acid sequence: MRVDLFWICLWCFLRPGAAGQGQSTAVCSPSCSCDEDGGADCSGKGLTIVPTGLSAFTYYLDLSMNNITELPAYVFKNLPYLEELRLAGNDLSFIHPEALSGLHQLKVLMLQNNQLRTVPSAALKNLHSLQSLRLDANHITTVPDDSFEGLQQLRHLWLDDNNLTVVPISSLRHQANLQALTLALNRISYIPDNAFANLTSLVVLHLHNNRIKVIEDNCFTGLLNLETLDLNFNNLMVFPKAIETLPKLKELGFHSNDIASIPEGAFHNNPLLRSIHLYDNPLAFVGASAFQNLSDLHSLMLRGASMMQDFPILTWTNNLESLTLSGTKVSSIPADLCEDLKLLRTLDLSYNEIAGLPSLQGCVQLQEISFQHNHIQQIKRDTFQGLSTLRLLDLSRNEIQVIHRDAFLTLTALTNLDLSMNSLTVIPTIGLSSLSQLKLSGNPQMKNVLTAKNLPKLRSISVPYAYQCCAFVACDSTSSSEDNDVKKSTGGNADVERISMIMHCSPSPGAFKPCEHLLGNWMIRLTVWFICLVTLVFNSLVLVATFAPTHPTSGHSHSLKLPLSPARLLMGLLAVANLVTGIYVGVLTILDVATWGSFAEYGVWWEMGPGCQITGALAVFSSEWAVLLLSLAAVERSMAVRMILGKVMSPRRNSSSQRGCWRGDQRFSVSAGLLGLLAAAGACLPALTSSDQSTSPLCLPFAGGESPALSVTVVLVLLNALVCLFTAAVYTQLYCHLGRVELADPEQTGALRHVAWLIFTNCIFFCPVAAFSFAPLLTGSTAGGPEIAKSVILIFFPLPACLNPVLYVFFSPAFREDWLRLRGRTGLTREAKAGADCHRDDGGGGSELTDAGSSTHLGFDCGVYSQLCGKTVLCEQCESTLHARTCSSPLSSTVCRHLVKSHSCPTLLAGAAVCQRAEGFWTDGSTTSAQSEYADEGDSFVSDSSDQVQACGRACFCQTRGLPLVHYSYNIPRVKD
- the lgr4 gene encoding leucine-rich repeat-containing G-protein coupled receptor 4 isoform X1; protein product: MRVDLFWICLWCFLRPGAAGQGQSTAVCSPSCSCDEDGGADCSGKGLTIVPTGLSAFTYYLDLSMNNITELPAYVFKNLPYLEELRLAGNDLSFIHPEALSGLHQLKVLMLQNNQLRTVPSAALKNLHSLQSLRLDANHITTVPDDSFEGLQQLRHLWLDDNNLTVVPISSLRHQANLQALTLALNRISYIPDNAFANLTSLVVLHLHNNRIKVIEDNCFTGLLNLETLDLNFNNLMVFPKAIETLPKLKELGFHSNDIASIPEGAFHNNPLLRSIHLYDNPLAFVGASAFQNLSDLHSLMLRGASMMQDFPILTWTNNLESLTLSGTKVSSIPADLCEDLKLLRTLDLSYNEIAGLPSLQGCVQLQEISFQHNHIQQIKRDTFQGLSTLRLLDLSRNEIQVIHRDAFLTLTALTNLDLSMNSLTVIPTIGLSSLSQLKLSGNPQMKNVLTAKNLPKLRSISVPYAYQCCAFVACDSTSSSEDNDVKKSTAGEDVERISMIMHCSPSPGAFKPCEHLLGNWMIRLTVWFICLVTLVFNSLVLVATFAPTHPTSGHSHSLKLPLSPARLLMGLLAVANLVTGIYVGVLTILDVATWGSFAEYGVWWEMGPGCQITGALAVFSSEWAVLLLSLAAVERSMAVRMILGKVMSPRRNSSSQRGCWRGDQRFSVSAGLLGLLAAAGACLPALTSSDQSTSPLCLPFAGGESPALSVTVVLVLLNALVCLFTAAVYTQLYCHLGRVELADPEQTGALRHVAWLIFTNCIFFCPVAAFSFAPLLTGSTAGGPEIAKSVILIFFPLPACLNPVLYVFFSPAFREDWLRLRGRTGLTREAKAGADCHRDDGGGGSELTDAGSSTHLGFDCGVYSQLCGKTVLCEQCESTLHARTCSSPLSSTVCRHLVKSHSCPTLLAGAAVCQRAEGFWTDGSTTSAQSEYADEGDSFVSDSSDQVQACGRACFCQTRGLPLVHYSYNIPRVKD
- the lgr4 gene encoding leucine-rich repeat-containing G-protein coupled receptor 4 isoform X5, which encodes MRVDLFWICLWCFLRPGAAGQGQSTAVCSPSCSCDEDGGADCSGKGLTIVPTGLSAFTYYLDLSMNNITELPAYVFKNLPYLEELRLAGNDLSFIHPEALSGLHQLKVLMLQNNQLRTVPSAALKNLHSLQSLRLDANHITTVPDDSFEGLQQLRHLWLDDNNLTVVPISSLRHQANLQALTLALNRISYIPDNAFANLTSLVVLHLHNNRIKVIEDNCFTGLLNLETLDLNFNNLMVFPKAIETLPKLKELGFHSNDIASIPEGAFHNNPLLRSIHLYDNPLAFVGASAFQNLSDLHSLMLRGASMMQDFPILTWTNNLESLTLSGTKVSSIPADLCEDLKLLRTLDLSYNEIAGLPSLQGCVQLQEISFQHNHIQQIKRDTFQGLSTLRLLDLSRNEIQVIHRDAFLTLTALTNLDLSMNSLTVIPTIGLSSLSQLKLSGNPQMKNVLTAKNLPKLRSISVPYAYQCCAFVACDSTSSSEDNDVKKSTGEDVERISMIMHCSPSPGAFKPCGLHPPEGNNAKSITRLRSYSV
- the lgr4 gene encoding leucine-rich repeat-containing G-protein coupled receptor 4 isoform X4, with the translated sequence MRVDLFWICLWCFLRPGAAGQGQSTAVCSPSCSCDEDGGADCSGKGLTIVPTGLSAFTYYLDLSMNNITELPAYVFKNLPYLEELRLAGNDLSFIHPEALSGLHQLKVLMLQNNQLRTVPSAALKNLHSLQSLRLDANHITTVPDDSFEGLQQLRHLWLDDNNLTVVPISSLRHQANLQALTLALNRISYIPDNAFANLTSLVVLHLHNNRIKVIEDNCFTGLLNLETLDLNFNNLMVFPKAIETLPKLKELGFHSNDIASIPEGAFHNNPLLRSIHLYDNPLAFVGASAFQNLSDLHSLMLRGASMMQDFPILTWTNNLESLTLSGTKVSSIPADLCEDLKLLRTLDLSYNEIAGLPSLQGCVQLQEISFQHNHIQQIKRDTFQGLSTLRLLDLSRNEIQVIHRDAFLTLTALTNLDLSMNSLTVIPTIGLSSLSQLKLSGNPQMKNVLTAKNLPKLRSISVPYAYQCCAFVACDSTSSSEDNDVKKSTAGEDVERISMIMHCSPSPGAFKPCGLHPPEGNNAKSITRLRSYSV